The window GGGATCCTGGAACCGGTCGAGCGACTCGTCGAAGCCGTCGATCTCTCTGGCGACGTCCGTCCGAACGAGCAGTGTCGAGCCGGCACCGGGCTGTACCGCGTCGGTGAGTATCTCTCCAATCAGTTCCTCGTCGCCCTCCATCGTCGGTTCCTCGTCCGTTCGCGACAGCGCGTCGGCGATTAGCCCCCGTACGTGTCCGGTCGTTCCCGATAGCTCGTAGGCCGTATCGCAGTAGACGCCGACCCAGTCGGCCGAACGGCCCTCGAGGGCGTTCAGTTGTTTCTCCAGTTTCTTGCGGTGCCAGTAGTCGTCGGAGTCGAGAAAGGCGACGTACTCCCCACGAGCGTGGTCGATGCCCGTGTTCCGGGCGACGTTGGCCCCCTGGTTCGTCGCGTGAACGACGGGGCGAACGCGAGGATCGTCGTAGCTCGCTAACAGCGACGCGGTGTCGTCGGTCGAGCCGTCGTCGACGACGACAACCTCGAGATCCTCGATCGTCTGTTCTAGGGCACTGTCGATGGCG of the Natronosalvus vescus genome contains:
- a CDS encoding glycosyltransferase family 2 protein → MPRVSVIIPTYNRAATLSHAIDSALEQTIEDLEVVVVDDGSTDDTASLLASYDDPRVRPVVHATNQGANVARNTGIDHARGEYVAFLDSDDYWHRKKLEKQLNALEGRSADWVGVYCDTAYELSGTTGHVRGLIADALSRTDEEPTMEGDEELIGEILTDAVQPGAGSTLLVRTDVAREIDGFDESLDRFQDPEFCVRVLYEGKLAYVDEPLVIREETGHPPANVVHRADRQYLEKHEDAVEYFETLGYDVYASHELVIAKRYLAEGRLLRGAWHLRRAAVSARHYPGLLWVAGTGVRRRPLPVVASVFLVLVAAVLGRQALVGATSTAE